In Prosthecomicrobium sp. N25, one DNA window encodes the following:
- a CDS encoding protein kinase domain-containing protein produces the protein MNDRAYPYALPLGTDISGYVIDKVIGAGGFGITYRATNPVTGVTVAVKEFYPQGFASRQNNTVILHSDVSSGSYETALKKFEQEAAKLTGRYRHPHIVRGLNFLRMNNTAYFIMDFIEGKSFDQWLLERSSPPGEAELRPIFDKVLDAVDYIHANNGMHRDLTPRNIMISDIGEPILVDFGAAGEGLDTDRFNSTAFAQPNYAPPEQLAAEDSRMQGRHTDIFSLGGVLYRAVVGRPPVKPLKRSHDVALNGRDHDPYVPAGEAAREPLLYSAVFLEGIDHALKLDPRDRPATIAEFRATLGWLDDATMVVPSRPVAAGDGAEDATRLIDVHDMALPPPRRPTGPTGGGESVGIVPRMEHLDDAATSAAPAIVLAPDELRPAARGWGRLVAALLVLVLTAGGVWAYLAGVVGPGPGPKTVVQRPVAERPVTERPLAERTDPPAGGAGRTTDAPPRPADAGAGGSGGAPPPPPANWTEFGHVALAGRDLSTVAATGGGTEACKAACRADQACDGFTLAGGQCRLVADVAGVQPESGATSAVRSGTAAVGTVRGAIETESRRRGQFRTLEGMTLIGAGSPRAVANQAQCAYACQSDAQCKAWTYMSLVNACRLVREVDAAAAGPGVGFVTGVEDPDGKLSEAIRRTVTAKTRTAQAFLGADLVGRVIARERSADGNACRQSCLSNQSCIAAVQAEGECQLLGQVDDIRRRADAEVFVDVRQTALVGRIDSALRERVPPTEANRGQAEFFAGFDVIGAVLPSDRARSAATPEDCQAVCTDTNGCVAYSFSGGDRRCQILASAVDVVPDQSRVSGVYRGVAQPVVDLARRRLVQSEQARPNYRDLPPNCAPEGQGSTVALGSQPNPEQCAFLCRSGQSCQGWVYSRADRSCQLLASVTGATALPNSVAGLFDPTGRRASDIARACGPVPPAAIGGGAAAATDCDRLAGYLYDSDLPKGVAPKQFEHIDPSRAVPACLAVLANSPGTARWRLALGRALERDGREAEARAAYREAAEGGSGAAAFLYGIMADKGQGGPEDDLEAERAYKLARSRGVTAAGTALALLYTYSEKATTNNDQEILGLLTDAANRGHAPAMYRLGEALERGKLNRRFINPDPAQASLWYGKAFQAFSRDAEQRDPTAMRFLSLLYDGGRGVPRNVDLAVRYLTQYLQIAYGPDNLVVRRRGAIGDVGLEEWSLDTRKAFQQFLRQVAGFDDVVDGIIGGRSREAMERWLSIRT, from the coding sequence ATGAACGACCGGGCCTACCCCTACGCCCTGCCCCTCGGGACGGACATCAGCGGCTACGTGATCGACAAGGTCATCGGGGCGGGCGGCTTCGGCATCACGTACCGGGCGACCAACCCGGTCACGGGGGTCACGGTCGCCGTCAAGGAGTTCTATCCGCAGGGCTTCGCCAGCCGGCAGAACAACACGGTCATCCTGCATTCGGACGTGTCGAGCGGCTCCTACGAGACGGCGCTGAAGAAGTTCGAGCAGGAGGCCGCGAAGCTGACCGGGCGGTACCGGCATCCGCACATCGTCAGGGGGCTCAACTTCCTGCGGATGAACAACACCGCCTACTTCATCATGGACTTCATCGAGGGCAAGAGCTTCGACCAGTGGCTCCTCGAGCGGTCCTCCCCGCCGGGCGAGGCGGAGCTCCGGCCGATCTTCGACAAGGTGCTCGACGCGGTCGACTACATCCACGCCAACAACGGGATGCACCGCGACCTCACGCCCCGCAACATCATGATCAGCGACATCGGGGAACCGATCCTGGTCGACTTCGGCGCCGCCGGCGAAGGCCTCGACACCGACCGGTTCAACTCGACCGCCTTCGCGCAGCCGAACTACGCGCCGCCCGAGCAGCTCGCGGCCGAGGACAGCCGCATGCAGGGGCGGCATACGGACATCTTCTCCCTCGGCGGCGTGCTCTACAGGGCCGTGGTCGGCCGGCCGCCCGTCAAGCCCCTGAAGCGCTCCCACGACGTGGCCCTCAACGGCCGCGACCACGACCCCTACGTCCCGGCCGGAGAGGCCGCCCGCGAGCCGCTCCTCTACAGCGCGGTGTTCCTGGAGGGCATCGACCATGCCCTTAAGCTCGACCCGCGGGACCGGCCGGCGACCATCGCCGAATTCCGCGCCACGCTCGGCTGGCTCGACGACGCCACGATGGTGGTTCCGTCCCGGCCCGTGGCGGCCGGCGACGGGGCCGAGGACGCGACGCGGCTAATCGACGTCCATGACATGGCCCTGCCGCCGCCGCGCCGGCCGACCGGACCGACGGGCGGCGGGGAGAGCGTCGGCATCGTGCCGCGCATGGAGCATCTCGACGACGCGGCGACCAGCGCCGCCCCCGCGATCGTGCTCGCGCCCGACGAGCTGCGGCCGGCCGCGCGCGGCTGGGGCCGGCTCGTCGCCGCGCTCCTGGTTCTCGTGCTGACCGCAGGCGGGGTCTGGGCCTATCTGGCCGGCGTCGTCGGGCCGGGTCCGGGGCCGAAGACGGTCGTCCAGCGGCCCGTCGCGGAGCGGCCCGTCACGGAGCGCCCCCTCGCGGAGCGCACCGATCCGCCGGCGGGCGGGGCCGGACGAACCACGGACGCCCCGCCCCGGCCGGCCGATGCGGGCGCGGGCGGGTCGGGCGGCGCCCCGCCGCCGCCGCCGGCCAACTGGACCGAGTTCGGCCACGTGGCGCTGGCCGGGCGCGACCTTTCCACGGTGGCGGCGACGGGCGGCGGCACGGAGGCCTGCAAGGCCGCCTGCCGGGCCGACCAGGCCTGCGACGGCTTCACGCTGGCCGGCGGGCAGTGCCGCCTCGTGGCGGACGTGGCGGGCGTGCAGCCGGAAAGCGGGGCGACCTCGGCGGTCCGCTCCGGCACGGCCGCGGTGGGGACGGTGCGCGGCGCGATCGAGACGGAGAGCCGGCGGCGCGGCCAGTTCCGGACCCTGGAGGGCATGACCCTGATCGGCGCCGGCAGCCCGCGGGCGGTCGCCAACCAGGCCCAATGCGCCTATGCGTGCCAGTCCGACGCCCAGTGCAAGGCCTGGACCTACATGAGCCTCGTCAACGCCTGCCGGCTGGTGCGCGAGGTGGACGCGGCGGCGGCGGGACCGGGCGTCGGCTTCGTCACCGGGGTCGAGGATCCGGACGGCAAGCTCTCCGAGGCAATCCGGCGCACCGTGACGGCCAAGACGCGCACCGCGCAGGCCTTCCTGGGCGCCGACCTCGTCGGCCGGGTGATCGCGCGCGAGCGCTCGGCGGACGGCAACGCGTGCCGGCAGTCGTGCCTGTCGAACCAGAGCTGCATCGCCGCCGTCCAGGCGGAAGGCGAGTGCCAGCTCCTCGGGCAGGTCGACGACATCCGGCGGCGCGCCGACGCGGAAGTCTTCGTCGACGTGCGCCAGACGGCGCTGGTCGGGCGCATCGACAGCGCGCTGCGCGAGCGGGTGCCGCCGACCGAGGCCAATCGCGGGCAGGCCGAGTTCTTCGCCGGCTTCGACGTGATCGGGGCGGTGCTGCCGAGCGACCGGGCGCGCAGCGCCGCGACCCCGGAGGACTGCCAGGCCGTCTGCACCGACACGAACGGCTGCGTCGCCTACAGCTTCTCGGGCGGCGATCGGCGCTGCCAGATCCTCGCCAGCGCGGTCGACGTGGTGCCCGACCAGTCGCGCGTATCGGGGGTCTACCGGGGCGTGGCGCAGCCGGTGGTCGACCTGGCGCGGCGACGGCTCGTCCAGTCCGAGCAGGCCCGGCCCAACTATCGCGACCTGCCGCCGAACTGCGCGCCGGAGGGCCAGGGCAGCACGGTGGCGCTCGGCAGCCAGCCGAACCCCGAGCAATGCGCCTTCCTGTGCCGCTCCGGGCAGAGCTGCCAGGGCTGGGTCTATTCGCGGGCGGACCGGTCGTGCCAGCTCCTGGCGTCCGTGACGGGCGCGACCGCGCTGCCGAATTCCGTGGCGGGCCTCTTCGATCCGACCGGCAGGCGGGCGAGCGACATCGCGCGGGCCTGCGGCCCGGTGCCGCCGGCGGCGATCGGCGGCGGGGCCGCGGCGGCGACGGACTGCGACCGGCTCGCCGGCTATCTCTACGATTCCGACCTGCCGAAGGGGGTCGCGCCCAAGCAGTTCGAGCATATCGACCCGTCGCGGGCGGTGCCGGCCTGCCTCGCCGTGCTGGCCAACTCGCCGGGGACGGCGCGCTGGCGCCTCGCGCTCGGGCGGGCGCTCGAGCGGGACGGGCGCGAGGCGGAGGCCCGGGCGGCCTATCGGGAGGCGGCCGAGGGCGGCAGCGGGGCGGCGGCGTTCCTTTACGGGATCATGGCCGACAAGGGCCAGGGCGGCCCCGAGGACGACCTGGAGGCGGAGCGGGCCTACAAGCTGGCGCGGTCGCGCGGCGTGACCGCGGCCGGGACGGCACTGGCGCTGCTCTACACCTATTCGGAGAAGGCCACGACCAACAACGACCAGGAGATCCTCGGCCTCCTGACCGACGCGGCGAACCGCGGCCATGCGCCCGCCATGTACCGGCTCGGCGAGGCGCTGGAGCGGGGCAAGCTCAACCGCCGCTTCATCAATCCCGACCCGGCGCAGGCCTCGCTCTGGTACGGAAAGGCGTTCCAGGCCTTCTCGCGGGACGCCGAGCAGCGCGACCCGACGGCGATGCGGTTCCTGAGCCTTCTCTACGACGGCGGCCGCGGGGTCCCGCGCAATGTCGACCTCGCTGTCCGCTACCTGACCCAGTATCTCCAGATCGCCTACGGGCCCGACAACCTCGTCGTCCGCCGCCGCGGCGCGATCGGCGACGTCGGGCTGGAGGAATGGAGCCTCGACACCCGCAAGGCCTTCCAGCAATTCCTGCGTCAGGTCGCGGGCTTTGACGACGTGGTCGACGGCATCATCGGCGGGCGCAGCCGCGAGGCCATGGAACGCTGGCTGTCGATCCGGACGTGA
- a CDS encoding PP2C family protein-serine/threonine phosphatase, which translates to MLFEFASGQTQGKRAAQEDTVDVLLPSESADKPGELARSGSAGALVVVVADGMGGHVGGRIASNLSSKYFLDAVNKGTGSWADRMDQALVQANETLRTATEKRPELDGMGSTLVGAILNEFGLGWVSIGDSGLYLARGGELTRLNEDHSFGAYLDEQVKQGLLTPEQAAQDRRRNQLFHALLGDPIDHYERFAGFRELAPGDCVLLASDGLKTLTDEQVGQLIADHRNESAETLVTRLLDAVDRENKERQDNTSVILVRVQEGDAPTRTDRPEGRTTTVPLSAVPVDADEPVSTEVDKGEGVSSKVDAAARAPVAAPAGTFAPVTPAAPAASADTKPERAGTVVSLLLGLIVGLVLTFWFLKPDMLRMFMP; encoded by the coding sequence TTGCTGTTCGAATTCGCCTCCGGCCAGACCCAGGGAAAGCGAGCGGCGCAGGAGGACACGGTCGACGTGCTCCTGCCGTCCGAATCGGCCGACAAGCCAGGGGAGCTCGCCCGGTCCGGGTCGGCCGGCGCCCTGGTCGTCGTCGTCGCCGACGGGATGGGGGGCCATGTCGGCGGCCGTATCGCCTCCAACCTCTCCTCGAAATACTTCCTGGACGCGGTCAACAAGGGCACCGGGTCCTGGGCCGACCGCATGGACCAGGCCCTCGTCCAGGCCAACGAGACCCTTCGCACCGCCACCGAGAAGCGCCCCGAGTTGGACGGCATGGGGTCGACCCTCGTCGGCGCCATCCTCAACGAGTTCGGGCTCGGCTGGGTGTCGATCGGCGATTCGGGCCTCTACCTCGCCCGCGGCGGCGAACTGACGCGCCTCAATGAGGACCATTCCTTCGGCGCCTATCTGGACGAGCAGGTCAAGCAGGGCCTCCTGACCCCCGAGCAGGCCGCCCAGGACCGCCGGCGCAACCAGCTCTTCCACGCCCTCCTGGGCGACCCGATCGACCACTACGAGCGCTTCGCGGGCTTCCGCGAACTCGCCCCCGGCGACTGCGTCCTGCTGGCGAGCGACGGGTTGAAGACGCTGACCGACGAGCAGGTCGGCCAGCTCATCGCCGACCACAGGAACGAATCCGCCGAGACCCTCGTGACCCGCCTTCTCGACGCCGTCGACCGCGAGAACAAGGAACGCCAGGACAACACCTCGGTGATCCTGGTGCGGGTGCAGGAGGGCGATGCCCCGACCCGGACCGACCGGCCCGAGGGCCGCACCACCACGGTGCCGCTCTCGGCCGTCCCGGTCGACGCCGACGAGCCCGTCTCCACGGAGGTTGACAAGGGCGAGGGCGTCTCCTCCAAGGTCGACGCCGCCGCCCGCGCCCCCGTGGCGGCACCGGCCGGAACCTTCGCGCCGGTGACGCCCGCCGCGCCCGCCGCCTCCGCGGACACCAAGCCGGAACGCGCCGGCACGGTCGTGTCCCTGCTGCTCGGGCTGATCGTCGGCCTCGTGCTGACCTTCTGGTTCCTGAAGCCGGACATGCTCCGGATGTTCATGCCCTGA
- a CDS encoding Ppx/GppA phosphatase family protein — protein MRGAGRDDPEDSPSDAALGLAAAVLFGDPTAPTTAFGLDPLPPRQAPDGPYPPRHHPAERRPDSTHHHPHARGGAPRRSRQGSYYAALDLGTNNCRLLIAEPQRVGFRVVDAFSRIVRLGEGISTSRRLSEAAQDRAIEALQICRMKLDARGVGRARLVATEACRIAENGADFLGRVADETGLDLEIVSRETEARLAVAGCASLVDWDSDGVILFDIGGGSSELVWLDLARNGRAGDLTRHIRAWTSLPVGVVTLSERHGGVVVDDEVFEAMVDHVESMLDPLDRDGQLGRALARGRFHMLGTSGTVTTLAGVHLGLKRYDRRRVDGTWLDDDSVSRMIDHLRAMSYEERVQNPCIGADRADLVLAGCAILDAIRRRWPCDRLRVADRGLREGILTEMMAADGVWRR, from the coding sequence ATGCGCGGGGCCGGCCGCGACGATCCCGAGGACAGCCCCTCCGACGCCGCCCTCGGCCTGGCCGCCGCGGTGCTCTTCGGCGACCCCACGGCTCCCACGACGGCTTTCGGGCTTGATCCGCTCCCGCCGCGGCAGGCCCCCGACGGGCCCTACCCGCCGCGCCACCATCCGGCCGAGCGTCGCCCCGACTCCACGCACCACCATCCGCATGCGCGCGGCGGTGCGCCACGCCGCAGCCGCCAGGGGTCCTACTACGCGGCGCTCGACCTCGGCACGAACAACTGCCGTCTGCTGATCGCCGAGCCGCAGCGCGTCGGGTTCCGGGTCGTCGACGCCTTCTCGCGCATCGTGCGCCTCGGCGAGGGGATCTCGACCTCGCGCCGGCTCTCCGAGGCGGCCCAGGACCGGGCCATCGAGGCGCTGCAGATCTGCCGCATGAAGCTCGACGCGCGCGGGGTCGGCCGGGCGCGCCTGGTGGCCACCGAGGCCTGCCGGATCGCCGAGAACGGCGCGGACTTCCTGGGCCGCGTCGCTGACGAGACCGGGCTCGATCTGGAGATCGTGTCCCGCGAGACGGAGGCGCGGCTGGCCGTCGCCGGCTGCGCCAGCCTCGTCGATTGGGACTCCGACGGCGTGATCCTGTTCGACATCGGCGGCGGATCGTCCGAACTCGTCTGGCTCGACCTCGCCCGGAACGGCCGGGCCGGCGACCTGACGCGCCACATCCGCGCCTGGACGTCGCTGCCCGTGGGCGTCGTGACGTTGTCGGAGCGCCACGGCGGCGTGGTCGTCGACGATGAGGTCTTCGAGGCGATGGTCGACCACGTCGAGTCCATGCTCGATCCGCTCGATCGCGACGGCCAGCTCGGCCGGGCGCTGGCCCGCGGCCGCTTCCACATGCTCGGCACCTCCGGGACCGTGACGACGCTCGCGGGCGTCCACCTCGGCCTCAAGCGCTACGACCGCCGGCGCGTCGACGGCACGTGGCTCGACGACGACAGCGTCAGCCGCATGATCGACCACCTGCGCGCCATGTCGTACGAGGAGCGCGTCCAGAACCCTTGCATCGGCGCCGATCGTGCCGATCTGGTGCTGGCGGGCTGCGCGATTCTGGATGCGATCCGCCGGCGCTGGCCCTGCGACCGCCTGCGGGTCGCAGACCGCGGCCTGCGCGAGGGCATCCTGACCGAGATGATGGCCGCCGACGGCGTCTGGCGCCGCTGA
- a CDS encoding MAPEG family protein → MTLAETLLALAILAQVFWTVFVMVRAGRARLRSVREGTAPKDGLIYPYGWPTDVQQVSNNMNNQFETPTIFYALGLLAFAVKHVSLAFALVAWLYVLTRIVHTHVHTGTNDLRHRFPVFLAGVGVLMVMAAMLAASILLGRLA, encoded by the coding sequence TTGACCCTTGCCGAAACCCTTCTCGCCCTGGCCATCCTCGCCCAGGTGTTCTGGACCGTCTTCGTCATGGTCCGTGCCGGCCGCGCGCGCCTGCGCTCCGTCCGGGAGGGGACCGCCCCGAAGGACGGCCTGATCTATCCCTACGGCTGGCCGACGGACGTTCAGCAGGTCTCGAACAACATGAACAACCAGTTCGAGACCCCGACGATCTTCTACGCCCTCGGGCTGCTCGCCTTCGCGGTGAAGCACGTGTCCCTGGCCTTCGCGCTCGTCGCGTGGCTTTACGTCCTGACCCGCATCGTCCATACCCACGTCCACACGGGCACCAACGACCTCCGCCACCGTTTTCCCGTCTTCCTGGCTGGCGTCGGGGTCTTGATGGTGATGGCCGCGATGCTGGCCGCCTCGATCCTCCTCGGCCGCCTCGCCTGA
- a CDS encoding RlmE family RNA methyltransferase → MTDKPTGPGGAPRALKVKVKTAHRRTQSSNRWLQRQLNDPYVVRAKREGYRSRAAYKLIEIDDKHHLLAPGRRVVDLGCAPGGWCQVAADRVRSTDEAPRVVGIDYLDMDAVPGAVFLKKDFLDADAPDALVAALGGEKADVVLSDMAAPATGHKKTDHLKIMHLCEVAIEFARQVLKPGGHFLAKVLRGGTENQLLADLKRDFATVSHIKPPASRADSAELYVLAKGFRGGPAQPDEEQSSSSL, encoded by the coding sequence ATGACCGACAAGCCGACCGGCCCCGGCGGCGCGCCCCGCGCCCTGAAGGTGAAGGTGAAGACCGCCCACCGGCGCACCCAGTCGTCGAACCGCTGGCTGCAGCGCCAGCTCAACGACCCCTACGTGGTCCGCGCCAAGCGCGAGGGCTACCGCTCGCGCGCCGCCTACAAGCTCATCGAGATCGACGACAAGCACCACCTGCTCGCGCCGGGCCGCCGGGTCGTGGACCTCGGCTGCGCCCCCGGCGGCTGGTGCCAGGTCGCCGCCGATCGGGTCAGGTCGACCGACGAGGCCCCCCGCGTGGTCGGCATCGACTACCTCGACATGGACGCCGTCCCGGGGGCGGTCTTCCTGAAGAAGGACTTCCTCGACGCCGACGCCCCGGACGCCCTGGTCGCCGCCCTCGGGGGCGAGAAGGCCGACGTGGTGCTCTCCGACATGGCCGCCCCGGCGACCGGCCACAAGAAGACCGACCACCTGAAGATCATGCATCTCTGCGAGGTTGCCATCGAGTTCGCCCGCCAGGTGTTGAAGCCCGGCGGCCACTTCCTCGCCAAGGTGCTGCGCGGCGGCACCGAGAACCAGCTCCTCGCCGACCTGAAGCGCGACTTCGCCACGGTCAGCCACATCAAGCCCCCCGCCAGCCGCGCCGACTCCGCCGAACTCTACGTCCTGGCGAAGGGGTTCAGAGGCGGTCCGGCGCAGCCGGACGAAGAGCAAAGCTCTTCGAGCCTCTGA
- a CDS encoding ABC transporter substrate-binding protein: MLVVRGTALVKVFAAIVLALAVGIAPARAEADAGGTGPADAPIRLTLNDWTGQRISARIMGEVLRRGGFPVEYVEADYLGQFEQLATGEYHLAMEMWATTGKADMDRWTATGRVVSFGETGMMSREEWWYPAYMAELCPGLPDWKALARCASLFATPATAPKGRYLGAPRTWGGHDEERVKSLGLDFVVQHAETDAQLYRELGEAYDARRPIVLWVFAPHWVQTVFDGEWVSFPPYTEECYASGRYDCAKPAGPIWKVAWSGFEARWPAAARAARAFRIENDEMSRLIGRVELGGRPIEEVVDAWLATNEPRWRGWLE, translated from the coding sequence GTGTTGGTCGTGAGGGGTACGGCCCTTGTGAAAGTATTTGCGGCGATCGTCCTCGCGCTCGCCGTCGGGATCGCGCCGGCCCGAGCCGAGGCGGATGCGGGCGGGACCGGGCCCGCCGACGCGCCGATCCGGCTGACGCTCAACGACTGGACCGGCCAGCGGATCAGCGCCCGCATCATGGGCGAGGTGCTGCGGCGGGGCGGGTTCCCGGTCGAGTATGTCGAGGCCGACTATCTCGGCCAGTTCGAGCAGCTGGCGACCGGCGAATACCATCTCGCCATGGAGATGTGGGCGACGACCGGCAAGGCCGACATGGACCGCTGGACGGCGACGGGGCGGGTCGTCAGCTTCGGCGAGACTGGAATGATGTCCCGCGAGGAGTGGTGGTACCCGGCCTACATGGCCGAGCTCTGCCCGGGCCTGCCTGACTGGAAGGCGCTCGCCCGGTGCGCATCCCTCTTCGCGACGCCCGCGACCGCCCCGAAGGGCCGCTATCTCGGCGCGCCGCGCACCTGGGGCGGCCATGACGAGGAGCGGGTGAAGTCGCTCGGCCTGGACTTCGTGGTCCAGCACGCCGAGACCGACGCGCAGCTCTATCGCGAACTCGGCGAGGCCTACGATGCCCGCCGGCCGATCGTCCTCTGGGTCTTCGCGCCGCATTGGGTGCAGACCGTCTTCGACGGCGAGTGGGTCAGCTTCCCGCCCTATACCGAGGAGTGCTACGCGTCGGGCCGCTATGATTGCGCCAAACCGGCAGGGCCGATCTGGAAGGTCGCCTGGTCGGGCTTCGAGGCGCGCTGGCCGGCCGCCGCCCGCGCCGCCCGCGCTTTCCGGATCGAGAACGACGAGATGAGCCGCCTCATCGGCCGCGTCGAACTGGGCGGCCGGCCCATCGAGGAGGTGGTCGACGCCTGGCTCGCCACCAACGAGCCGCGCTGGCGGGGCTGGCTGGAATAG
- the guaB gene encoding IMP dehydrogenase: MAVFYEPAQGREALTFDDVLLLPGHSEVMPGEVDIRTRVTREIELNLPILSAAMDTVTDSRLAIAMAQAGGMGVIHRNYTVQEQAEEVRRVKKFESGMVVNPIVIGPDATLQDALDLMRAYRISGIPVVENGGAGGNKLGRLVGILTNRDVRFASNPKQRVYELMTREGLITVREGVGQDEAKRLLHKHRIEKLLVVDADYRCIGLVTVKDIEKAQLHPNAAKDAQGRLRVAAATTVGESGFERAEALIEAGVDMVVVDTAHGHSQRVLDMVGRVKKLSNAVQVVAGNVATADGTKALIDAGADAVKVGIGPGSICTTRVVAGVGVPQLTAIMDAVSVARDQGVPVIADGGIKYSGDLAKALAAGANCAMVGSLLAGTEESPGEVYLHQGRSFKAYRGMGSIGAMARGSADRYFQAEVRDALKLVPEGIEGQVPYKGPLGAVLHQLAGGLRAAMGYVGAPTLADFTERARFVRISGAGLRESHVHDVTITRESPNYPSNV, from the coding sequence ATGGCGGTCTTCTACGAACCCGCTCAGGGGCGCGAGGCGCTCACCTTCGACGACGTGCTGCTGCTGCCCGGTCATTCCGAGGTCATGCCCGGCGAGGTCGACATCCGCACCCGCGTGACCCGCGAGATCGAGCTGAACCTGCCGATCCTCTCCGCCGCCATGGACACCGTGACCGACAGCCGCCTCGCTATCGCGATGGCGCAGGCCGGCGGCATGGGCGTCATCCACCGCAACTACACGGTCCAGGAACAGGCCGAGGAGGTCCGGCGGGTGAAGAAGTTCGAAAGCGGCATGGTCGTCAACCCGATCGTCATCGGGCCGGACGCCACGCTCCAGGACGCGCTCGACCTCATGAGGGCCTACCGGATCTCCGGCATCCCGGTCGTGGAGAACGGCGGCGCGGGCGGCAACAAGCTCGGCCGGCTGGTCGGCATCCTGACCAACCGCGACGTCCGCTTCGCCTCCAACCCGAAGCAGCGCGTCTACGAGCTGATGACGCGCGAGGGCCTGATCACGGTTCGCGAGGGCGTCGGCCAGGACGAGGCCAAGCGGCTCCTGCACAAGCACCGGATCGAGAAGCTCCTGGTCGTCGACGCCGACTACCGTTGCATTGGCCTCGTCACCGTGAAGGACATCGAGAAGGCCCAGCTCCATCCCAACGCCGCCAAGGACGCCCAGGGCCGCCTCAGGGTCGCCGCCGCGACCACGGTCGGTGAGAGCGGCTTCGAACGTGCCGAGGCCCTGATCGAGGCCGGGGTCGACATGGTCGTGGTCGACACGGCGCACGGCCATTCCCAGCGCGTGCTCGACATGGTCGGCCGGGTCAAGAAGCTCTCCAACGCGGTGCAGGTGGTCGCCGGCAACGTGGCGACCGCGGACGGCACCAAGGCGCTGATCGACGCCGGCGCCGACGCCGTCAAGGTCGGCATCGGCCCGGGCTCGATCTGCACCACGCGGGTCGTCGCCGGCGTCGGCGTGCCCCAGCTGACCGCCATCATGGACGCCGTCTCGGTCGCCCGCGATCAGGGCGTCCCGGTCATCGCCGACGGCGGAATCAAATACTCCGGAGATCTCGCCAAGGCTCTGGCGGCAGGCGCCAATTGCGCAATGGTCGGCTCCCTTCTCGCCGGCACCGAGGAGAGCCCGGGCGAGGTCTACCTGCACCAGGGCCGCAGCTTCAAGGCCTACCGGGGCATGGGCTCGATCGGCGCCATGGCGCGCGGCTCGGCGGACCGCTACTTCCAGGCCGAGGTGCGCGACGCCCTGAAGCTCGTGCCCGAGGGCATCGAGGGTCAGGTTCCCTACAAGGGGCCGCTCGGCGCCGTGCTGCACCAGCTGGCCGGGGGCTTGCGCGCCGCCATGGGCTATGTCGGCGCCCCGACGCTCGCCGACTTCACCGAGCGGGCCCGCTTCGTCCGCATCTCCGGCGCCGGCCTGCGCGAGAGCCACGTCCACGACGTCACCATCACCCGCGAGAGCCCGAACTATCCGTCCAACGTGTGA